One Archangium violaceum genomic window, TCTCCAATATGAGCGCGTGCCACTGCCCGCGCAGGTGGAGCCCATCGTCATCAACTCGGGCGTGACGCACAGCCACGCGGGCGGCGACTACCGGGTGCGCCGTGCCGAGTGTGAGCGCGCCGCGAAGCTGCTCGGTGTCGAACAACTGCGCGACCTGCCCGACGCGGAGCTGCCGCGTGCCCTCGCCCTGCCCGAGCCACTCGGCCGGCGCGTGCGCCATGTCCTCACCGAGAACGCGCGCGTGCTGGACACCGTGCGGGCGCTGCGCGCGGGAGACCTGGCCGCGCTGGGCCCCCTGCTCTACGCCTCTCACGCCTCGCAGCGGGACGACTACGAGGTGTCCGTCCCGGAGATCGATCTCCTGGTGGACCTCGCCCGCGAGGAGCCCGACGTCCTCGGGGCGCGGCTGACCGGCGGCGGCTTCGGCGGCTCCGTGGTGATGCTCGCCCGGACGGGAAAAGGCGCGGAGGCCGCGCTCCGCATCGCCACCCGCTACGGCGAGCGCGCGCCTCACAAGGCCACCGTCCTCGTTCCCCAGCCTGCCCCCTCGGTCTGATCCGCGGGGTGAGAGCGAGCGACCGGGCGGACCACCTCTGTACCTCAGGTCAGTAGGAGTGACTGAGAGAGGTGCCCACCCTCTGTCCGTACCCCAGGGCGTGTACGGATACGGAGGAGGGCGGATGACGACACAGTCGAGCAACACCGTGGTGGGAACTCAGCAGTTGCCGGATCTTGTTTGCCTCTCGCATCTGCGCTGGAACTTCGTCTTCCAACGTCCCCAGCACCTGCTCAGCCGCTTCGCGCGTGAGCGCCGGGTGTTCTTCTACGAGGAGCCCATCTTCGGGCAGGGCCGGCCGCGGCTGCACGTCACCCGCTCTCCCGAGGGCGTCTGGGTGGCGGTGCCCCACCTGCCGGAGGGTCTCGACCCGGAGCGGGTGGTGGCCCTGCAACAGGAGATGCTCGACGAGCTCCTGCTCGAGCACGCCGTGCGCCACTACGTGAGCTGGTACTACACCCCGATGGCGCTGCCCTTCACGCGCCACCTCCAGCCACGGGCCGTGGCCTACGACTGCATGGATGAGCTGTCGGCCTTCCGGGGCGCGCCGCCCGCGCTGCTGCGCTACGAGCTCGAGCTGCTCCAGCGCGCGCACGTGGTCTTCACCGGCGGCCAGAGCCTCTATGAGGCCAAGCGGGACCGGCACCACAGCGTGCACGCCTTCCCCAGCAGCGTGGACGTGGCGCACTTCGCCACCGCGCGCGGCGAGCTCCGAGAGCCCGCGGACCAGGCATCCATTCCCCATCCCCGGCTCGGCTTCTTCGGCGTGGTGGACGA contains:
- a CDS encoding glycosyltransferase family 1 protein — protein: MTTQSSNTVVGTQQLPDLVCLSHLRWNFVFQRPQHLLSRFARERRVFFYEEPIFGQGRPRLHVTRSPEGVWVAVPHLPEGLDPERVVALQQEMLDELLLEHAVRHYVSWYYTPMALPFTRHLQPRAVAYDCMDELSAFRGAPPALLRYELELLQRAHVVFTGGQSLYEAKRDRHHSVHAFPSSVDVAHFATARGELREPADQASIPHPRLGFFGVVDERMDLALLEAVADARPDWQLVIIGPVVKIDPATLPRRPNLHFLGGKLYTELPSYLAGWDVALLPFARNESTRFISPTKTPEYLAAGKPVVSTSIRDVVRPYGELGLVRIADTPEDFVRACEAALAEDRAAWLPRVDEYLAEMSWDNTWSGMKALLDAASARREVGVTPEVAAASEEMATV